One Amycolatopsis thermophila DNA segment encodes these proteins:
- the rpsP gene encoding 30S ribosomal protein S16: MAVKIKLQRLGKIRAPYYRIIVADARTRRDGKAIETIGKYHPKSEPSFIEVDSERAQYWLGVGALPTEPVQRILEITGDWQKFKGLPGAEGTLKTAPPKPTKEELFNQALAAAGDEPSNEATTPKKKPARKADDEAAKDEA; encoded by the coding sequence GTGGCCGTCAAGATCAAGCTCCAGCGCCTCGGCAAGATCCGTGCGCCGTACTACCGCATCATCGTCGCCGACGCGCGCACCCGCCGGGACGGCAAGGCCATCGAGACGATCGGCAAGTACCACCCGAAGTCGGAGCCGAGCTTCATCGAGGTCGACTCCGAGCGCGCCCAGTACTGGCTGGGCGTCGGCGCCCTGCCGACCGAGCCGGTGCAGCGCATCCTGGAGATCACCGGTGACTGGCAGAAGTTCAAGGGCCTGCCGGGCGCCGAGGGCACGCTGAAGACCGCTCCGCCGAAGCCGACCAAGGAGGAGCTGTTCAACCAGGCCCTCGCGGCGGCCGGTGACGAGCCCTCCAACGAGGCCACCACGCCGAAGAAGAAGCCGGCCCGCAAGGCCGACGACGAGGCGGCCAAGGACGAGGCGTGA
- a CDS encoding CPBP family intramembrane glutamic endopeptidase: MTAHPGELDQPDLPAAEAASHPGHRWGFGAFLVVEAVLLASAAFVSVLLGPAPPGQPLPARDVLIGTMAPTVLAALVAILITKVRGNGPLVDLRLSWRWDDVKLGLKLGTFGLVLTTVSAFVWTQVVGEANAGSAISALVEEQPMSVSAAVVMFAYLWLLGPICEEIIYRGLLWNAVERLHWGQEKWARLAAFLLSTAVFAASHLEPLRTTLLLVIAIPIGLARLFTGRLLGSIVAHQMNNFLPAVAMLLTALGVMSI, translated from the coding sequence GTGACGGCACACCCGGGCGAGCTGGATCAGCCTGATCTGCCCGCCGCGGAGGCCGCGTCCCACCCCGGGCACCGCTGGGGGTTCGGCGCGTTCCTCGTCGTCGAGGCCGTGCTGCTGGCCTCCGCCGCGTTCGTCAGCGTCCTGCTCGGGCCGGCGCCGCCCGGTCAGCCGCTGCCCGCGCGGGACGTCCTGATCGGCACCATGGCCCCGACCGTCCTCGCCGCGCTGGTCGCGATCCTGATCACCAAGGTGCGCGGCAACGGGCCGCTGGTCGACCTGCGGCTGTCCTGGCGCTGGGACGACGTGAAGCTCGGGCTCAAGCTCGGCACGTTCGGCCTGGTGCTGACCACGGTCAGCGCGTTCGTCTGGACCCAGGTGGTCGGCGAGGCCAACGCCGGGTCGGCGATCAGCGCGCTGGTCGAGGAGCAACCCATGTCGGTGAGCGCCGCGGTCGTGATGTTCGCCTACCTGTGGCTGCTCGGGCCGATCTGCGAGGAGATCATCTACCGCGGCCTGCTGTGGAACGCGGTCGAACGGCTGCACTGGGGCCAGGAGAAGTGGGCCCGGCTGGCGGCGTTCCTGCTGTCCACTGCGGTCTTCGCGGCCAGCCACCTGGAGCCGCTGCGCACCACGCTGCTGCTGGTCATCGCCATCCCGATCGGCCTGGCCCGGCTGTTCACCGGCCGCCTGCTGGGCAGCATCGTCGCGCACCAGATGAACAACTTCCTGCCCGCGGTCGCGATGCTGCTGACCGCCCTGGGCGTGATGTCCATCTAG
- a CDS encoding CPBP family intramembrane glutamic endopeptidase: MGSVNQGVGEASRTRPVLGAHWGFLAFFAGLGVYHLVTVVMTAMRSGHASVDPLELLDVGPVLLLAFVPSLLLGLAPLVASRRWGNGPRADFGWLPDLRDVKVGLACGVLALLAGYLVNLVLLGIYGTDRVTDSPLTDLAEDGGSDEVLWLALAALVVVVATPMAEELLMRGALWGALEHHRIPRWVILVLTAVVFAYLHGEPTRTLALLAQGLVIGAARLRTGRVGASFVAHAANNLAPALMLFTGS, encoded by the coding sequence ATGGGATCCGTGAACCAGGGCGTCGGGGAGGCGTCGCGCACCCGGCCGGTCCTCGGTGCCCACTGGGGGTTCCTCGCGTTCTTCGCCGGGCTCGGGGTCTACCACCTCGTCACCGTCGTGATGACCGCGATGCGGTCCGGCCACGCCAGCGTCGACCCGCTCGAACTGCTCGACGTCGGCCCGGTGCTGCTGCTCGCGTTCGTGCCCAGCCTGCTGCTCGGTCTCGCCCCGCTGGTCGCGTCACGCCGCTGGGGCAACGGTCCGCGGGCCGACTTCGGCTGGCTGCCCGACCTGCGGGACGTGAAGGTGGGCCTGGCCTGCGGTGTCCTCGCCCTGCTCGCCGGCTACCTGGTCAACCTCGTGCTGCTGGGCATCTACGGCACCGACCGCGTCACCGACAGCCCCCTCACCGACCTCGCCGAGGACGGTGGCTCCGACGAGGTCCTGTGGCTCGCGCTCGCCGCGCTCGTCGTCGTGGTCGCCACCCCCATGGCCGAGGAACTGCTCATGCGCGGCGCCCTGTGGGGCGCGCTCGAGCACCACCGCATCCCGCGGTGGGTGATCCTCGTGCTCACCGCGGTCGTGTTCGCGTACCTGCACGGCGAGCCGACGCGCACGCTGGCCCTGCTCGCGCAGGGCCTGGTGATCGGCGCGGCCCGGCTGCGCACCGGGCGGGTGGGGGCGAGTTTCGTCGCGCACGCGGCGAACAACCTGGCCCCGGCGTTGATGCTGTTCACCGGGTCCTGA
- a CDS encoding amidohydrolase family protein: MHLRAVVLPDGEQRDVWVGDGRVTFSPVAGAATLVEDGFLVPGLVDAHCHPAIGPGGPTGLDGAVANALADRDAGTLLIRDCGQPIDTRPLQERADLPRIIRSGKHLARPKRYIPNLGLDLEDPDQLPAAVAEQAADGDGWVKLVGDWIDRSAGDLAPLWPDDVLAEAIKVAHEAGARVTAHVFGEDALPGLINAGIDCLEHGTGLDTSLLAEMARRGTALVPTLINIENFPGIADSAGKYPVYADHMRALHARVGDLVGNALDAGVAVYAGSDAGGMIAHGRLVDELEALHRAGMTAEQALAAGSWAARDWLGHPGLTEGAPADFLVLDPDPREDLSALRNPRHIVLRGAIVR; this comes from the coding sequence ATGCACCTGCGCGCGGTGGTGCTGCCCGACGGTGAGCAGCGCGACGTCTGGGTCGGCGACGGCAGGGTCACGTTCTCCCCGGTGGCGGGCGCGGCCACGCTCGTCGAGGACGGTTTCCTGGTGCCCGGACTGGTGGACGCCCACTGCCACCCGGCGATCGGTCCCGGCGGTCCCACCGGCCTCGACGGCGCGGTGGCGAACGCGCTGGCCGACCGGGACGCGGGCACGCTGCTGATCCGCGACTGCGGTCAGCCGATCGACACGCGTCCCCTGCAGGAACGCGCCGACCTGCCGCGGATCATCCGCTCGGGCAAGCACCTGGCGCGGCCCAAGCGGTACATCCCGAACCTGGGCCTCGACCTGGAGGACCCGGACCAGCTGCCCGCCGCGGTCGCCGAGCAGGCCGCCGACGGCGACGGCTGGGTCAAGCTGGTCGGCGACTGGATCGACCGGTCCGCCGGCGACCTCGCTCCACTGTGGCCGGACGACGTGCTTGCCGAGGCGATCAAGGTCGCGCACGAGGCCGGCGCCCGCGTCACGGCGCACGTCTTCGGCGAGGACGCCCTGCCCGGACTGATCAACGCCGGCATCGACTGCCTCGAGCACGGCACCGGTCTGGACACCTCGCTGCTGGCCGAGATGGCCCGCCGCGGCACGGCGCTGGTGCCGACGCTGATCAACATCGAGAACTTCCCGGGCATCGCCGACTCGGCCGGCAAGTACCCGGTGTACGCGGACCACATGCGCGCGCTGCACGCCCGCGTCGGCGATCTGGTCGGCAACGCGCTCGACGCCGGTGTGGCGGTCTACGCGGGCAGCGACGCGGGCGGCATGATCGCCCACGGGCGCCTGGTGGACGAGCTGGAAGCGTTGCACCGCGCGGGGATGACCGCCGAGCAGGCGCTGGCGGCCGGTTCGTGGGCGGCCCGCGACTGGCTCGGCCACCCCGGGCTGACCGAGGGCGCGCCGGCCGATTTCCTGGTCCTCGACCCCGACCCGCGCGAGGACCTGTCCGCCCTGCGCAACCCACGGCACATCGTCCTGCGCGGCGCGATCGTCCGCTGA
- the ffh gene encoding signal recognition particle protein, with protein MFDTLSDRLTSVLQNLRGKGKLTDADIDATAREIRIALLEADVALPVVREFIAHVKERAKGAEVSEALNPAQQVIKIVNEELVGILGGETRRLSLAKNPPTVIMLAGLQGSGKTTLAGKLALFLKKQGHAPLLVACDLQRPNAVTQLQVVGERAGVQTFAPEPGNGVGDPVDVARRGIDEARHAQHDIVIVDTAGRLGVDEELMKQAADIRDAVEPDEILFVVDAMIGQDAVTTAEAFRDGVGFTGVVLTKLDGDARGGAALSVRQVTGQPILFASNGEKLEDFDTFHPDRMASRILGMGDLLTLIEQAEQAFDQEQAEKAAAKLGTGQLTLEDFLEQMLAVRKMGPIGNLLGMLPGAGQMKDQLAQVDDKHLDRLQAIIRGMTPAERADPKMINGSRRQRIAQGSGVTVREVNDLVNRFFEARKMMQQMAGRFGFGGGSATKRKKGKKGKKGKGPTQPKVRGGFPGGMPMLPPGGAGGGMPDLSQLGGGMNDVPGFDPSKFKLPKNK; from the coding sequence GTGTTCGACACCCTCTCCGACCGGCTCACTTCGGTCCTGCAGAACCTGCGGGGCAAGGGGAAGCTGACCGACGCCGACATCGACGCCACCGCGCGCGAGATCCGTATCGCGCTGCTGGAGGCGGACGTCGCGCTGCCCGTCGTCCGGGAGTTCATCGCGCACGTCAAGGAACGCGCGAAGGGTGCGGAGGTCTCCGAGGCCCTCAACCCGGCGCAGCAGGTCATCAAGATCGTCAACGAGGAGCTGGTCGGCATCCTCGGTGGCGAGACCCGCCGCCTGAGCCTGGCCAAGAACCCGCCGACGGTGATCATGCTCGCCGGTCTGCAGGGTTCCGGTAAGACGACGCTGGCCGGCAAGCTCGCGCTGTTCCTCAAGAAGCAGGGGCACGCGCCGCTGCTGGTCGCGTGCGACCTCCAGCGCCCGAACGCGGTCACGCAGCTGCAGGTCGTCGGTGAGCGCGCCGGGGTGCAGACGTTCGCGCCCGAGCCGGGCAACGGTGTCGGCGACCCGGTCGACGTCGCCCGCCGCGGCATCGACGAGGCCAGGCACGCGCAGCACGACATCGTCATCGTCGACACCGCCGGGCGGCTCGGTGTCGACGAGGAGCTGATGAAGCAGGCCGCGGACATCCGCGACGCGGTCGAGCCGGACGAGATCCTCTTCGTCGTCGACGCGATGATCGGTCAGGACGCGGTCACCACGGCCGAGGCGTTCCGCGACGGCGTCGGCTTCACCGGCGTGGTCCTGACCAAGCTCGACGGTGACGCCCGCGGTGGTGCGGCGCTGTCCGTGCGGCAGGTCACCGGTCAGCCGATCCTGTTCGCCTCCAACGGTGAGAAGCTCGAGGACTTCGACACCTTCCACCCGGACCGGATGGCCAGCCGGATCCTGGGCATGGGCGACCTGCTCACCCTGATCGAGCAGGCCGAGCAGGCCTTCGACCAGGAGCAGGCCGAGAAGGCCGCGGCGAAGCTGGGCACCGGCCAGCTCACCCTCGAGGACTTCCTGGAGCAGATGCTCGCGGTCCGCAAGATGGGCCCGATCGGCAACCTGCTCGGCATGCTGCCCGGCGCCGGGCAGATGAAGGACCAGCTCGCCCAGGTCGACGACAAGCACCTGGACCGGCTGCAGGCGATCATCCGCGGCATGACCCCCGCCGAGCGGGCCGATCCGAAGATGATCAACGGCTCCCGCCGCCAGCGCATCGCGCAGGGTTCGGGCGTGACGGTGCGCGAGGTCAACGACCTGGTCAACCGGTTCTTCGAAGCCCGCAAGATGATGCAGCAGATGGCCGGGCGCTTCGGTTTCGGCGGCGGCAGCGCGACCAAGCGCAAGAAGGGCAAGAAGGGGAAGAAGGGCAAGGGCCCGACGCAGCCCAAGGTGCGCGGCGGGTTCCCCGGCGGAATGCCGATGCTCCCGCCCGGCGGCGCCGGTGGTGGCATGCCCGACCTCTCCCAGCTCGGCGGTGGCATGAACGACGTGCCCGGCTTCGACCCGTCGAAGTTCAAGCTGCCGAAGAACAAGTAG
- a CDS encoding [protein-PII] uridylyltransferase — MVVGGQLAEAANRLLEGRHGRLGASALRAALVDLYEFWLGKAAAAAGVDTAEPGVALVAVGGLGRRELVPFSDLDLVLVHNQHPGIAEIADALWYPLWDARIGLDHSVRTPGEALQVASEDLRTAMGLLDARHIAGDAELTGRLATAARDQWRRTARKRLPELAESTRRRWQRSGEIAQSAEPDLKHGRGGLRDLGVLEALAAAQLTDRPGEELRDARELLLDVRTEMRRELRRDRDVLSGVDAELVSAELGFGDRFTLARKLSGAGRAVGYAVDVALRATAEPPRGRFGRRPSRTPLDDGVVLHGTEVALARDAVPAKDPALLLRVAAASARTRTPISHGTLRTLADSAPELRTPWPADARDSLTELLGAGEGLIDAVEALDRTGLWARLFPEWGAVRDLPPREPVHSWTVDRHLVQTAVEAAKLTTTVSRPDLLLLAALLHDIGKGREADHSELGAAISLQVAERIGLPAADAALVSAAVRHHLLLAHTATRRDIEEPATVARVVKTVDHDVVLLELLHALTLADSLATGPGMWTDWKAGLVAGLVNRCRQVVQGKGFSPPEPLDARRRELVAAAVASGRSEVLITHDGKMATVVVAAPARTDLLAPAAGVLALHSLEVHTAVLRGHDGGRAGIFTASPKFGSLPDPSLLREQFARAVAGGLALEAKLAAKERDYQPTRVAAKPKVLWFDDETSGPSTVVLELRATDRIGLLYRVAGALQSCGAEVKWAKVATLGAAVVDSFAVSPREGRVDPAWRQRVEQAVLTAAS; from the coding sequence ATGGTCGTCGGGGGGCAACTCGCCGAGGCGGCGAACCGGTTGCTGGAAGGCCGGCACGGCAGGCTCGGTGCGTCCGCACTGCGCGCCGCGCTGGTGGACCTGTACGAGTTCTGGCTCGGCAAGGCCGCCGCGGCGGCCGGCGTGGACACCGCCGAACCCGGTGTCGCGCTGGTCGCCGTCGGCGGTCTCGGCCGCCGCGAGCTCGTGCCGTTCTCGGACCTGGACCTCGTTCTGGTCCACAACCAGCACCCGGGGATCGCCGAAATCGCCGATGCGCTGTGGTACCCGCTGTGGGACGCGCGCATCGGCCTCGACCACTCGGTCCGCACACCCGGGGAGGCCCTCCAGGTCGCCTCGGAGGACCTGCGGACCGCGATGGGTCTGCTCGACGCCCGGCACATCGCCGGGGACGCCGAGCTGACCGGCAGGCTCGCCACCGCGGCGCGCGACCAGTGGCGCCGCACGGCCCGCAAACGCCTGCCGGAACTGGCCGAGTCGACCCGCCGGCGCTGGCAGCGCAGCGGGGAGATCGCCCAGTCCGCCGAGCCGGACCTGAAGCACGGCCGGGGCGGTCTGCGTGACCTCGGGGTGCTGGAGGCGCTCGCCGCGGCCCAGCTCACCGACCGCCCGGGGGAGGAGCTGCGGGACGCGCGCGAGCTGCTGCTGGACGTCCGCACCGAGATGCGCCGCGAACTGCGGCGCGACCGGGACGTGCTGTCCGGTGTGGACGCCGAACTGGTGTCCGCCGAACTCGGCTTCGGCGACCGGTTCACCTTGGCGCGCAAGCTGTCCGGCGCCGGCCGTGCGGTCGGGTACGCGGTGGACGTCGCGTTGCGCGCCACCGCCGAGCCGCCACGCGGGCGGTTCGGGCGGCGGCCGAGCCGGACCCCGCTGGACGACGGCGTTGTCCTGCACGGCACCGAAGTCGCGCTGGCCCGTGACGCGGTGCCGGCGAAGGACCCGGCGCTGCTGCTGCGCGTCGCGGCCGCCTCCGCCCGCACCCGCACGCCGATCTCGCACGGCACCCTGCGCACCCTGGCCGATTCCGCGCCGGAGCTGCGCACGCCGTGGCCCGCTGACGCGCGGGACTCGCTCACCGAGCTGCTGGGCGCGGGCGAGGGCCTGATCGACGCGGTCGAGGCGCTGGACCGCACCGGCTTGTGGGCACGGCTGTTCCCGGAGTGGGGCGCGGTGCGGGACCTGCCGCCGCGCGAGCCGGTGCACTCGTGGACCGTCGACCGGCACCTCGTGCAGACCGCGGTCGAGGCCGCGAAGCTCACCACCACGGTGTCCCGGCCCGACCTGCTGCTGCTGGCCGCGCTGCTGCACGACATCGGCAAGGGCCGCGAGGCCGACCACTCCGAACTGGGTGCGGCGATCTCGCTGCAGGTGGCCGAGCGGATCGGTCTGCCCGCCGCCGACGCGGCGCTCGTCTCGGCCGCGGTCCGGCACCACCTGTTGCTGGCGCACACCGCGACCCGCCGCGACATCGAGGAACCGGCCACGGTGGCGCGCGTGGTGAAGACCGTCGACCACGACGTGGTCCTGCTCGAGCTGCTGCACGCGCTGACGCTGGCCGACTCGCTGGCCACCGGGCCGGGCATGTGGACCGATTGGAAGGCCGGGCTGGTCGCCGGCCTGGTCAACCGCTGCCGTCAGGTGGTGCAGGGCAAGGGGTTCAGCCCGCCCGAACCGCTCGACGCGCGACGGCGCGAGCTGGTCGCGGCGGCCGTCGCCTCCGGTCGCAGCGAGGTGCTGATCACCCACGACGGCAAGATGGCCACGGTCGTGGTCGCCGCGCCGGCCCGCACCGACCTGCTCGCCCCGGCGGCCGGGGTGCTCGCCCTCCACTCGCTGGAGGTCCACACGGCCGTGCTGCGTGGCCACGACGGCGGCCGGGCAGGGATCTTCACCGCGTCCCCGAAGTTCGGGTCCCTGCCCGATCCGTCGCTGCTGCGCGAACAGTTCGCGCGGGCGGTCGCCGGCGGGCTCGCGCTCGAGGCGAAGCTCGCCGCGAAGGAACGCGACTACCAGCCGACCCGGGTGGCGGCCAAGCCGAAGGTGCTGTGGTTCGACGACGAGACCAGCGGGCCCAGCACCGTCGTGCTGGAGCTGCGGGCCACCGACCGGATCGGGCTGCTCTACCGGGTGGCCGGTGCGCTGCAGTCCTGCGGCGCCGAGGTGAAGTGGGCCAAGGTGGCGACCCTGGGCGCCGCGGTCGTCGACTCGTTCGCGGTCTCGCCGCGCGAAGGCCGGGTGGACCCGGCGTGGCGGCAGCGGGTCGAGCAGGCGGTGCTCACCGCCGCGTCATGA
- a CDS encoding P-II family nitrogen regulator produces the protein MKLITAIVKPFTLDDIRAALEQLGTLGMTVSEVQGYGRQKGHTEVYRGAEYAVDFVAKLRVEVLTDDSNVEKVIEAIVNAAHTGKIGDGKVWVTPVETVVRVRTGERGTDAL, from the coding sequence ATGAAGCTGATCACCGCGATCGTCAAGCCGTTCACCCTCGACGACATCCGCGCCGCCCTGGAACAGCTGGGCACGCTCGGCATGACCGTCAGCGAGGTGCAGGGCTACGGCCGCCAGAAGGGCCACACCGAGGTCTACCGCGGCGCCGAGTACGCCGTCGACTTCGTGGCCAAGCTGCGGGTCGAGGTCCTCACCGACGACTCGAACGTCGAAAAGGTCATCGAGGCCATCGTCAACGCCGCGCACACCGGCAAGATCGGTGACGGCAAGGTGTGGGTGACCCCGGTGGAGACCGTGGTCCGGGTCCGTACCGGCGAACGCGGTACGGACGCGCTGTAG
- a CDS encoding ammonium transporter — protein MLNAGDTAWVLASAALVMLMTPGLAFFYGGMVRVKSVLNMLMMNFICLAIVAVLWTLYGFTMSFGSDAFGGLLGNFGHAGLADTWGHVVGFATAATGTTPEIPWPGGDGIPMLVFAMFQLMFAIITPALISGAIADRAKFWGWALFVVVWVTIVYFPVAHWVFAFDGFLSPDAVGGWIANKLKALDFAGGTAVHINAGAAGLALALVLGKRRGWPRETGRPHNVPFVLLGAGLLWFGWYGFNAGSALSAGDLAGVAFANTTVATAAAVLGWLIVEQLRFGKPTTLGAASGAVAGLVAITPAAGFVTPLGSIAIGVIAGAICALAVSLKFKLGFDDSLDVVGVHLVGGLVGTLLIGFFGTTSVNSLGADGLFYGGGFTQLGKQAAAAFAVMGYSFVLTFIIGGVIKLLGGFRVSKEDEVTGIDEAQHAESAYDFAGGSIGGHSGSIPASLPSKDGAALEGSKA, from the coding sequence GTGCTGAACGCAGGAGACACCGCGTGGGTGTTGGCCAGCGCCGCGCTGGTCATGCTCATGACACCAGGGCTGGCGTTCTTCTACGGCGGCATGGTCCGCGTGAAGAGCGTCCTGAACATGCTCATGATGAACTTCATCTGCCTGGCGATCGTCGCCGTGCTGTGGACCCTCTACGGGTTCACGATGTCCTTCGGCAGCGACGCGTTCGGTGGGCTGCTGGGCAACTTCGGCCACGCCGGCCTGGCCGACACGTGGGGGCACGTGGTCGGGTTCGCCACCGCGGCGACCGGCACGACGCCGGAGATCCCGTGGCCGGGCGGCGACGGCATCCCGATGCTCGTGTTCGCCATGTTCCAGCTCATGTTCGCGATCATCACCCCGGCGCTGATCTCCGGCGCGATCGCCGACCGCGCCAAGTTCTGGGGCTGGGCCCTGTTCGTCGTCGTCTGGGTCACGATCGTGTACTTCCCGGTGGCGCACTGGGTGTTCGCCTTCGACGGTTTCCTGAGCCCGGACGCCGTCGGCGGCTGGATCGCCAACAAGCTCAAGGCGCTCGACTTCGCCGGTGGCACCGCGGTCCACATCAACGCCGGTGCCGCGGGCCTCGCGCTCGCCCTCGTCCTCGGCAAGCGGCGCGGCTGGCCGCGCGAGACCGGCCGCCCGCACAACGTCCCGTTCGTCCTGCTGGGCGCGGGTCTGCTGTGGTTCGGCTGGTACGGCTTCAACGCCGGTTCCGCGCTCAGCGCCGGTGACCTGGCCGGTGTCGCCTTCGCCAACACCACCGTCGCCACCGCCGCCGCGGTGCTGGGCTGGCTGATCGTCGAGCAGCTGCGCTTCGGCAAGCCGACCACCCTCGGCGCGGCTTCCGGCGCGGTGGCCGGACTGGTGGCCATCACCCCGGCCGCCGGTTTCGTGACGCCGCTCGGCTCGATCGCGATCGGTGTCATCGCCGGTGCGATCTGCGCGCTCGCCGTGAGCCTGAAGTTCAAGCTGGGCTTCGACGACTCGCTCGACGTGGTGGGCGTCCACCTGGTCGGCGGTCTGGTCGGCACGCTGCTGATCGGCTTCTTCGGCACCACCAGCGTCAACTCCCTCGGCGCGGACGGCCTCTTCTACGGCGGCGGCTTCACCCAGCTGGGCAAGCAGGCCGCGGCGGCCTTCGCGGTGATGGGGTACTCGTTCGTGCTGACCTTCATCATCGGTGGCGTCATCAAGCTCCTCGGCGGTTTCCGGGTCAGCAAGGAGGACGAGGTCACCGGCATCGACGAGGCCCAGCACGCGGAGAGCGCGTACGACTTCGCGGGCGGCAGCATCGGCGGCCACAGTGGATCGATCCCCGCTTCGCTGCCCTCGAAGGACGGCGCGGCACTGGAAGGGAGCAAGGCATGA
- a CDS encoding putative RNA methyltransferase, protein MTRPATLPDAVVGALRCPLCAAPFARDGRSLRCPSRHSFDLAKQGYVNLLHAGVPAGTADTAEMVAARVAFLDGGHYAGLRDRLAEVTASETGGEGLVVDAGAGTGYYLAGVLERLPGAAGLALDVSAVALRRAAKAHPRLGAAVWNLWEPWPVADGSAAVVLNVFAPRNGPEFRRVLRPGGSLLVVSPERGHLAELASVAPVLEVDARKEERLDAALSDHFELVSRETLRERVVWKPDDIRHAVRMGPTGHHPDRLTALTDVTEPAEVTIAFSLSRYRRTT, encoded by the coding sequence ATGACGAGGCCCGCCACATTGCCGGACGCCGTCGTCGGGGCGTTGCGGTGCCCCTTGTGCGCGGCGCCGTTCGCCCGCGACGGCCGGTCGCTGCGCTGCCCGTCGCGGCACTCGTTCGACCTCGCGAAGCAGGGTTACGTGAACCTCCTGCACGCCGGGGTCCCGGCCGGGACGGCGGACACGGCGGAGATGGTCGCCGCGCGGGTGGCCTTCCTCGACGGCGGGCACTACGCGGGGCTGCGGGACCGGCTCGCCGAGGTCACGGCGTCGGAGACCGGTGGGGAGGGTCTGGTCGTCGACGCCGGCGCGGGGACCGGTTACTACCTGGCCGGCGTGCTGGAGCGGCTTCCCGGGGCGGCCGGGCTGGCGCTCGACGTGTCGGCTGTCGCGCTGCGCCGCGCCGCGAAGGCGCACCCTCGCCTGGGTGCGGCGGTGTGGAACCTGTGGGAGCCGTGGCCGGTCGCCGACGGCTCGGCCGCGGTGGTGCTGAACGTCTTCGCGCCGCGCAACGGCCCGGAGTTCCGGCGCGTGCTGCGGCCCGGCGGTTCCCTCCTCGTGGTGTCGCCCGAACGGGGGCACCTGGCGGAACTGGCGTCGGTGGCACCGGTTCTCGAAGTGGACGCGCGCAAGGAAGAACGTCTCGACGCGGCGTTGTCGGATCATTTCGAACTGGTTTCGCGGGAGACGTTGCGGGAGCGGGTGGTGTGGAAACCGGACGACATCCGGCACGCCGTCCGGATGGGCCCCACCGGCCATCACCCGGACCGTCTCACCGCGCTCACGGACGTGACCGAGCCCGCCGAGGTGACGATCGCGTTCTCGCTGTCGCGGTACCGGAGGACGACGTGA
- a CDS encoding (2Fe-2S)-binding protein yields the protein MTAVPATAITDRDWLREQLRRAAVLYGGGGPVVIGTIWWYSVSAVLVTPALDPLVATGRARDPALEAVTLDVIPDGRVLDARSSRPLGSDVAVIGEALAGALDAGIEAVAEVSGAGTRALCAIATDSIANVLLWAGKAAGDPARGVELAGPVVDAVGDHLPRPRFVEIGSTPVVRRASCCLIYRTGHHEKCVSCPRQTPAERLHRLRLAFG from the coding sequence GTGACGGCCGTGCCCGCCACCGCGATCACCGACCGGGACTGGCTGCGGGAGCAGCTGCGCCGCGCCGCCGTCCTGTACGGCGGCGGCGGGCCGGTGGTGATCGGCACGATCTGGTGGTACTCGGTGTCGGCGGTGCTCGTGACGCCCGCGCTGGACCCGCTGGTGGCGACGGGACGGGCGAGGGACCCGGCGCTGGAGGCGGTGACGCTGGACGTCATCCCCGACGGCCGGGTGCTCGACGCCCGGTCGTCGCGGCCGCTGGGATCGGACGTCGCGGTGATCGGCGAGGCGCTGGCCGGCGCGCTGGACGCCGGGATCGAGGCCGTGGCCGAGGTCAGCGGCGCCGGGACGCGGGCGTTGTGCGCCATCGCGACCGACTCGATCGCGAACGTCCTGCTGTGGGCGGGAAAAGCCGCGGGCGACCCGGCGCGCGGGGTGGAGCTGGCCGGGCCGGTGGTGGACGCCGTGGGCGACCACCTGCCCCGGCCGAGGTTCGTCGAGATCGGGTCCACACCGGTGGTGCGGCGGGCGTCGTGCTGCCTGATCTACCGCACCGGCCACCACGAGAAGTGCGTCAGCTGCCCGCGCCAGACACCGGCGGAGCGGCTGCACCGCCTGCGGCTGGCGTTCGGATGA
- a CDS encoding FAD-binding protein, which produces MVYPHLPRVLLKRHIDSGYLRTGSSLRELASSIGVGPEGLERTVADANRFARTGVDEEYGKGSSPFGHQYGDPAHTPNVNLGPIDKAPFYAIAVVPTPLATALGLRTDTDAQVLRDSGEPVGGLYACGNDANSIMASEYPGAGCQVGAGLTFGYLAARHAARS; this is translated from the coding sequence ATGGTCTACCCGCACCTGCCGCGGGTGCTGCTGAAGCGGCACATCGACTCGGGTTACCTGCGCACCGGTTCCTCGTTGCGGGAACTGGCTTCGTCGATCGGGGTCGGCCCGGAGGGGCTGGAGCGCACGGTCGCCGACGCCAACCGGTTCGCGCGCACCGGGGTGGACGAGGAGTACGGCAAGGGGTCGAGCCCGTTCGGGCACCAGTACGGCGACCCCGCCCACACGCCGAACGTCAACCTGGGACCGATCGACAAGGCCCCGTTCTACGCGATCGCGGTGGTGCCGACCCCGCTGGCGACCGCGCTGGGCCTGCGCACCGACACCGACGCCCAGGTGCTGCGCGACTCGGGCGAGCCGGTGGGCGGCCTGTACGCCTGCGGCAACGACGCGAACTCGATCATGGCCTCGGAGTACCCGGGCGCCGGATGCCAGGTGGGGGCCGGCTTGACGTTCGGTTACCTCGCCGCGCGCCACGCCGCACGCTCCTGA